The Cellulomonas oligotrophica sequence TGCAGGGCTTCGGCAAGGTCGGCTCGCACGCCACCCGGCTGCTGCACGAGGCCGGCACCCGCGTCGTCGCGGTCAGCGACGAGCGCGGCGGCGTCCACCGCGCCGACGGCCTCGACGTCCCCGCGCTGCTGGAGCACGTGAGCCGCACGGGCTCGGTCGTGGGGTTCGGCGACGCGGACGCGATCGACAACGCCGGGCTGCTCGCCCTCGACGTCGACGTGCTGGTGCCCGCGGCGGTGGAGGGCGTCCTCGACGCGGACAGCGCGGCCCGCGTCAAGGCGCGGTGGGTGGTCGAGGGGGCGAACGGCCCGACGACGAGCGAGGGCGACCAGGTGCTCGCCGACCGGGGCGTGGTCGTGGTGCCGGACATCCTCGCGAACGCCGGTGGCGTGGTCGTCAGCTACTTCGAGTGGGTGCAGGCCAACCAGGCGTACTGGTGGACGGCGCAGGAGATCGCCGAGCGCCTGGAGCAGCGGATGCTCGCGTCGTACCGCGCGGTCAGCGAGCTGGCGCGGGCCGAGCAGGTGACCCTGCGCGAGGCGGCCCTGACGATCGGCGTGCGACGCGTCGCCGAGGCGCACCTGATCCGCGGCCTCTACCCCTGACGGCACGCCCGCGCCGTCAGCGCAGCGCGTGCCCCGCTCCCCCGGACGCCCCGGTGCCGGGCGGGGCGGGCCGCAGCAGGAGCGTCGTCCCGTCCGCGGTGCGCAGCGCGAGCCCGTCGTCGGCCGGCTCGAGGGTGCCGCCCGCGGTGAGCGCCGCGACGAGGGCGACCTCGGTGCGCGTGACGTCGTCCGGTCCGGCCATCATCGTCTGGACGACCGGGCCGACCGTGAGCCGGCCGCCGTCGAGCGACCAGGTGCTGCGCACCCGGTTCACGCCGGCGTGGCCGTAGAGCACCCCGTCGCCGTCGAACGTGAGCCACGGGTGCCCGTGCGGTCCGTGCGCGGGAGGGACCGCCCCGGCGACCTCGGCGACGACCCACGTCCCGGCGGGTGACGGGCCGCCCCCGGCCGGTCGCTCGTCGTACGGCCGGGCCGTGGGGTCCTCGGCGGGAGGGCGGGGGTGCACGTCGTCGGGCATGCACCGATCATCCCCTGGGCGCGGCGGCGCTGCAGGGCGGCGCTGCAGGGCGGCGCGGCGGCGCTGCAGGGCGTCAGGCCCGCGGCAAGGTCTCCGCCCACGCCTCGAGGGTCGTGCGGGGGCCGGTGTAGAACGGCAGCTCCTCGCGCACGTGCAGGCGCGCCTTCGTGTTCCGCAGCTCGCGCATGAGGTCGACGATCCGGTGCAGCTCGGGGGCCTCGAACGCCAGGATCCACTCGTAGTCGCCGAGCGCGAACGACGCGACGGTGTTGGCACGCACGTCGGCGTAGTCGCGGGCGGCGAGGCCGTGCTCGACGAGCATCTCCCGGCGCTCCGCCTCGGGCAGCACGTACCAGTCGTACGACCGCACGAAGGGGTAGACGCAGATGTAGTCGCCGGCGGGCTCCCCGGCCAGGAACGCGGGCACGTGCCCGCGGTTGAACTCCGCCGGGCGGTGCAGGCCGACCACGGACCACACCGGCGTCAGGTGCGCGCCGAGCCCGCTGGCACGCAGACGCTGGTACGCGCCCTGGACCTGCTCGACCGTCTCGGCGTGCCACCACACCATGAGGTCGGCGTCCGCCCGCAGCCCGGAGACGTCGTACCAGCCGCGCACCACCAGGCCCGGGTCCGACGTCACGGCCGCCAGCGCGTCGGCGACGGCCGCGGCACGCGCGTCGTCGTCGGCGGGCAGCGGCTGCGCGAGGGCGAGGACCGTCCACATCGTGTAGCGGACGGTCGCGTTCAGCGCCTCGGCGTCGGGCGTGGTCACAGCGGGCTCCTTCGGTCGGGGTGGGACGTGCGTCGCGTCCCGGGTCGGACGGGCAGGCAGGCGGGCGGGCGCGTCAGGAGGCGGGGTCGGCCGAGCACGCGGCGAGCACGCCGGAGTCGACGCCCGCGCGCTGGCGGCAGCACCCGGGGGCGCAGACCGACCGGAAGGGCGGCAGGTCGCCGACGGTCGCGCCGGGCACCGGCTCGGCGCCGGCGTCGAGCGCACGACGCGTCGCCGCACGCTCCAGCAGCAGGTCGACCAGGCCCCGCACGAACGGCTCGCGGGTGCCGACGGTGCCGGCCCGCACCGCGTGCACGCCGAGCTCGGCCGCGGTCGCCATCGCCTCGGTGTCGAGGTCGAAGGCCACCTCCATGTGGTCCGAGACGAAGCCGATCGGCGCCATCACCACGGAGGTGGTGCCGGCGGCGTGCAGGGCCCGCAGGTGGTCGTTGACGTCGGGCTCGAGCCACGGCTGGTGCGGCGGGCCGGAGCGGGAGCAGTACACGAGGTCCCACTCCAGCGGCCGGCCGAGGCGGCGCGTGGCCGCGGCGGCGATCGAGCGCGCCACGTCCAGGTGCTGGGCGCGGTAGGAGGCGCCCGCGACCTGCGACGCCTCCTCCATCGTGTCGGGGATCGAGTGCGTGACGAACAGCAGCCGGGGCCACGCCGCGGCCGGGTCCGCCTGCGCGTAGGCCTCGACGACGGCGTCGGTGCCGGCCTCCACGAACCCGGGGTGGTTGAAGTAGGAGCGCACCTTGTCGATCTCGAGCGGGTGCTCCCCGGGGACGGCGCCGACCTGCGCGCCGACCTCCTCGAGGGAGGACCAGAAGTGCTCGCGGTACTGGCGGCAGCCCGAGTAGGAGGAGTACGCGCTGGTGACGAGCGCGAGCACGCGGCGGGCCCCGTCGGCGTGCGCCTGCGCGAGCGCGTCGGCCGTGTACGGCTCCCAGTTGCGGTTGCCCCACAGCACGGGCACGTCGATCCCGCGCCGGGCCAGCTCGTCGACGAGGGCCGCCCGCAGCGCGAGGTTCTGGCCGTTGATCGGGCTGGCCCCGCCGAAGTGGTGGTAGTGCTCGGCGACCACGGCCAGGCGCTCGTCGGGGATGCCCTTGCCCGCGGTCACGTTGCGGAGGAAGGGCATCACGTCGTCGTGACCGTTCGGTCCGCCGAACGAGGCGAGCAGGACGGCGTCGTACGGGGCGAGCGCGTCGGCGGTGGCGGTGGTCGTGGTGGGGGGCGTCACGGACACCCGACGATCATCGCACCGCTCGCGCGTGCCGGCCGACCGGAGCACGCACCCCGCCGCAGTGACGTTGACCCGACGCCGCGTCATCTCCCTCCCGGACGCCTGACCAGCACCGACGCGCCCCGGCGTGCGACCGGCCCGCACCCGCCCTACCGTCGAGACGCCCCTGACCGCCCCCTGCGAGGACGTGCAGACGATGACCAAGGACCGCCCGTGAGCGGCCGCGGCCGGCACGCCGCCCCCGAGCTCGCGCACCGGTACGTGCTGGGCCCGCGCCTCGGCGAGGGCGGCTCCGCCCAGGTGTTCCGCGGCGTCGACACCCGCCTGGACCGCCCCGTCGCGGTCAAGATCTTCCGGCTCGACGACGCCAGCCCCGAGCAGGTGCGCCGCTACGCGCAGGAGGCGCGCGTGCTCGCCGAGCTCACGCACCCGACGCTGGTGGCCCTGCTCGACGTCGGCGCCGACGTCCTCGACGGCGAGGGGCCGGTGGCCTTCCTCGTCATGGAGCTCGTGGAGGGCCGGACGCTGCGCGAGCTGCTCGCCGAGGGCCCGACCGACGCCGCGACGGCCGCCGACATCGGCCGGCAGGTCGCGCAGGGGCTCGGGCACGCGCACGCGGCGGGCGTGGTGCACCGCGACGTCAAGCCGTCGAACGTGCTCGTCTCGTCCCGCACCGCACCCTCGGGCCACCGGGACGCGCCGCGGGTGCCGGTGGTGGTCGCCGACTTCGGCATCGCCGCGTCCCACGGCGGCGGCACCGCGAGCGCCAGCGCGACCGCGTCGTACCAGTCCCCCGAGCAGGCCCTCGGGCAGGACATCGGCCCGGGCAGCGACGTCTACTCCCTCGGCCTGGTGCTCCTGGAGTGCCTGACCGGCGACCGGGCCTTCCCCGGCGACCCGATCAGCACGTCCGTGGCGCGGCTGCTGCACGGGCCCGAGGTCCCGCCGTCGGTCGACCCGGACTGGGCACGCCTGCTGCGCGCCATGACCCGCCAGGACCCGGCCCAGCGCCCGCGCATGCGGGCGGTCGAGGCCGAGCTGCGCGCGCTGCGGCTGGCCGCACCGGCCCCCGTCTGAGGTCCGGCGCGGCGCGACCTCAGACCCGGGCGGGGCTCGCGGGGGCGGCCGCGAGCAGGTCCAGCTCCTCGCCGATCTGCGTGGCCCACGTCGCGACCGCGGCCATGTCGCGGTGGTCGCCCTCCTTGGCGCGGCCGCCGGCGATGATCGCGCGCTCGGCGAACGTGAGCGCCGCACGGTCCAGCCGTCCGCGGAACGAGCGGTGCCCGCGGGCGCCGATCCGCTCGCGCAGCGCGGCGATCTCGAGCGGGGAGTTCGCCGAGTTCGCGGGCTGGGTGGCCAGGCCGGAGGAGAAGATCCACACCGGGCGGGCGCGCAGCTCGTCGACGAACGCGTCGGCGAGGTGGCGGGCCGCCGGGAGCCAGTGCGCGACGTACACCGCGGAGCCCAGCAGCACGGCGTCGTACCCGTCGAGAGACGGGACGTCCTCGGGCGCGCGCTGGTCCACGACGTGGCCACGGCCGGCGAGCACGCCGGCCATCACCTCGCCCATCTCCCAGGTCCCCTGGTGGCGCGAGGCCACGGCGAGCAGGATCCGCATCCGTCCCCTCCTCGGTGTGCGATCTGTCGGGTGCCGCGGGTGCGACGTGCTCACCATCGTCGCCGTCACCCGTCCGGCCGGGGTGGGCCCGAGGTCCTGAGGTGCCGCAGGTCACCGACCCGCCGGAGCCGTCGCAGGTGGCGGCGGTCAGGTGCCGGCGCGCCCGGGCGCCGCGACGGGGTCGACCAGGTGCGGCTGGGCGGCCCGCAGCTTGTCGCACAGCCGGCGCAGCGTGGTCAGCTCGTCGGCGTCGAGCGCACCGCCCACGAGGTGGTCGATGGAGCGCACGTGCCGGCGGCCGATCTCGCGCTGCGCTGCCCGGCCCGCGTCGGTCAGCCGGACGGCCCGTCCGCGCCGGTCCCCCGCCACGGGCGCACGCGTCACCAGCCCGGCCGCCTCGAGCCGGTCGACGAGCCGGGACAGGCTCGGCTGGGTGAGCAGGCTGCCCTCGCCGAGGTCGCGCGGGCGCAGTGTGCCCTCCGGCGCACGGGCGAGCGTGAACAGCACGTCGTACTCCTGGATGCTCAGGTCGCCCCAGACGTCGTCGGCCTGGAACCGGCGCATGAGCGCGACCTGGGCGCGGAACAGCGACTCCCACGCCTCCGCGGCCAGCCGCACGTCGGCCCGCGGCTGCCCCGTCCGGTCGTCCGCGACGCCGTCGTCGACCATCGCCCGCCCTCCCCGCCCGTGCCCGTCTGCCGCTCCCGCACGCGGACCGCCGTCGTCCGCCCGCGCCGGCTGCCCCGGCTCGCGCTGCATCATGCCACCGCCGCAGGTCGCAGGCCCGTCGCCCGGCGCCGTGCCGGTCCCGGCGTCTACGCTGGCCGGATGAGCGACGTTGCGCCCCCGGGGACCGGGACGACCTACCTGCTCGTCGACGGGGAGAACATCGACGCCACGCTCGGCTCGTCGATCCTCGGCGGCCGGCCCACGCCCGAGCAGCGGCCGCGCTGGGAGCGGGTGCTGAGCTTCGCGCAGGGCACGTGGGGCCAGCCGGTCAAGGCGCTGTTCTTCCTCAACGCGTCCAACGGCACCCTGCCGATGTCGTTCGTGCAGGCGCTCACGGCGATCGGGTTCGTGCCGATCCCGCTGTCGGGCGAGTCGTACGAGAAGGTCGTCGACATCGGCATCAAGCGCACGCTCGAGGCGATCGCGCTGCGCGACGGCGACGTGCTGCTGGCCAGCCACGACGGCGACTTCGCGCCCGAGGTCGAGCAGCTCGTCGACGGCGGCCGGCGGGTCGGGCTCATGGCCTTCCGGGAGTTCACCAGCCAGCAGCTCGCGCAGCTGACGGCCCGCGGCCTGAGCGTCTTCGACCTGGAGACGGACGTCGCGGCGTTCAACGTGCAGCTGCCGCGGCTGCGGATCATCCCCCTCGAGGAGTTCGACCCCGTCCGCTACCTCTGAGCCCGGCGCGCCGGGCCCGGCACCGGTCGGACGCACGAGGCGTGCGGCCGGTGCCGGTCCGCGGTCAGCCGCCGAAGCCGGCGGCCAGCGTCTCGT is a genomic window containing:
- a CDS encoding META domain-containing protein, producing the protein MPDDVHPRPPAEDPTARPYDERPAGGGPSPAGTWVVAEVAGAVPPAHGPHGHPWLTFDGDGVLYGHAGVNRVRSTWSLDGGRLTVGPVVQTMMAGPDDVTRTEVALVAALTAGGTLEPADDGLALRTADGTTLLLRPAPPGTGASGGAGHALR
- the hemQ gene encoding hydrogen peroxide-dependent heme synthase yields the protein MWTVLALAQPLPADDDARAAAVADALAAVTSDPGLVVRGWYDVSGLRADADLMVWWHAETVEQVQGAYQRLRASGLGAHLTPVWSVVGLHRPAEFNRGHVPAFLAGEPAGDYICVYPFVRSYDWYVLPEAERREMLVEHGLAARDYADVRANTVASFALGDYEWILAFEAPELHRIVDLMRELRNTKARLHVREELPFYTGPRTTLEAWAETLPRA
- a CDS encoding ferrochelatase, coding for MSVTPPTTTTATADALAPYDAVLLASFGGPNGHDDVMPFLRNVTAGKGIPDERLAVVAEHYHHFGGASPINGQNLALRAALVDELARRGIDVPVLWGNRNWEPYTADALAQAHADGARRVLALVTSAYSSYSGCRQYREHFWSSLEEVGAQVGAVPGEHPLEIDKVRSYFNHPGFVEAGTDAVVEAYAQADPAAAWPRLLFVTHSIPDTMEEASQVAGASYRAQHLDVARSIAAAATRRLGRPLEWDLVYCSRSGPPHQPWLEPDVNDHLRALHAAGTTSVVMAPIGFVSDHMEVAFDLDTEAMATAAELGVHAVRAGTVGTREPFVRGLVDLLLERAATRRALDAGAEPVPGATVGDLPPFRSVCAPGCCRQRAGVDSGVLAACSADPAS
- a CDS encoding serine/threonine-protein kinase, with protein sequence MSGRGRHAAPELAHRYVLGPRLGEGGSAQVFRGVDTRLDRPVAVKIFRLDDASPEQVRRYAQEARVLAELTHPTLVALLDVGADVLDGEGPVAFLVMELVEGRTLRELLAEGPTDAATAADIGRQVAQGLGHAHAAGVVHRDVKPSNVLVSSRTAPSGHRDAPRVPVVVADFGIAASHGGGTASASATASYQSPEQALGQDIGPGSDVYSLGLVLLECLTGDRAFPGDPISTSVARLLHGPEVPPSVDPDWARLLRAMTRQDPAQRPRMRAVEAELRALRLAAPAPV
- a CDS encoding flavodoxin domain-containing protein; its protein translation is MRILLAVASRHQGTWEMGEVMAGVLAGRGHVVDQRAPEDVPSLDGYDAVLLGSAVYVAHWLPAARHLADAFVDELRARPVWIFSSGLATQPANSANSPLEIAALRERIGARGHRSFRGRLDRAALTFAERAIIAGGRAKEGDHRDMAAVATWATQIGEELDLLAAAPASPARV
- a CDS encoding MarR family winged helix-turn-helix transcriptional regulator; this encodes MVDDGVADDRTGQPRADVRLAAEAWESLFRAQVALMRRFQADDVWGDLSIQEYDVLFTLARAPEGTLRPRDLGEGSLLTQPSLSRLVDRLEAAGLVTRAPVAGDRRGRAVRLTDAGRAAQREIGRRHVRSIDHLVGGALDADELTTLRRLCDKLRAAQPHLVDPVAAPGRAGT
- a CDS encoding NYN domain-containing protein — translated: MSDVAPPGTGTTYLLVDGENIDATLGSSILGGRPTPEQRPRWERVLSFAQGTWGQPVKALFFLNASNGTLPMSFVQALTAIGFVPIPLSGESYEKVVDIGIKRTLEAIALRDGDVLLASHDGDFAPEVEQLVDGGRRVGLMAFREFTSQQLAQLTARGLSVFDLETDVAAFNVQLPRLRIIPLEEFDPVRYL